One part of the Halobacteria archaeon AArc-dxtr1 genome encodes these proteins:
- a CDS encoding helix-turn-helix domain-containing protein — MREFVFALEYDPGTNPVADALADNPGTQVRSLSCHVTPESLWRVDHATGSAAALETLETAYRDVTYCADCLIRDDCGADCETQVLDRSSDELVVYTYWDRTDVCTSVPHVALDQLGEGLLFETYREGRRYRWRIVLDDEAPIHTFFDALGEEVGECAGMEMLRLTDVDPNRDTPDERLRAEQRQALRAAVDRGYYETPRAIDLTQLAAELGIPRSTLSYRLQRAESELARTFVREDESLAAIAPSR, encoded by the coding sequence ATGCGAGAGTTCGTCTTCGCCCTCGAGTACGATCCCGGGACGAACCCCGTCGCAGACGCCCTCGCGGACAATCCCGGGACGCAAGTGCGATCGCTCTCCTGTCACGTCACCCCCGAGAGTCTCTGGCGGGTCGACCACGCCACTGGCTCAGCGGCGGCTCTCGAGACGCTCGAAACCGCCTACCGCGATGTGACCTACTGTGCGGACTGTCTGATCCGAGACGACTGTGGCGCCGACTGCGAGACGCAGGTTCTCGACCGTTCGAGCGACGAGCTGGTCGTCTACACCTACTGGGATCGGACGGACGTCTGTACCTCCGTCCCGCACGTCGCTCTCGATCAGTTAGGGGAGGGGCTGCTCTTCGAAACGTACCGCGAGGGGCGCCGGTACCGCTGGCGGATCGTCCTCGACGACGAGGCGCCGATCCACACATTCTTCGACGCGCTGGGCGAGGAAGTCGGCGAGTGTGCGGGTATGGAGATGCTCCGACTGACGGACGTCGATCCGAACCGCGACACCCCCGACGAGAGGCTGCGGGCCGAACAGCGCCAGGCGCTTCGGGCGGCCGTCGACCGCGGCTACTACGAGACGCCGCGAGCTATCGATCTCACCCAACTGGCCGCCGAGCTGGGGATTCCGCGCTCGACGCTCTCGTACCGCCTCCAGCGAGCCGAAAGCGAGCTCGCACGGACGTTCGTCCGCGAAGACGAGTCACTGGCGGCGATCGCCCCGAGCCGGTAG